The following proteins are encoded in a genomic region of Spirosoma sp. SC4-14:
- a CDS encoding DUF5684 domain-containing protein — MKTIILLQYYYDSTSRMMAQLSMMLIGTGCLLVVGVIITALWKTFQKAGEPGWAAIVPIYNTLTLLRIVEKPWWWLFLLLTPYVNIVFGVWILNLLGKRFGKSEGFALGLLVLPFIFYPKLAWGDATFRAKPA; from the coding sequence ATGAAAACCATTATTTTACTACAATATTACTACGATAGCACCTCTCGTATGATGGCTCAACTGAGCATGATGCTGATTGGTACCGGATGTTTGTTAGTGGTGGGCGTTATCATTACGGCGCTCTGGAAAACCTTTCAAAAAGCAGGAGAGCCGGGCTGGGCAGCCATTGTACCTATCTATAATACGCTTACACTGCTCCGAATTGTCGAAAAACCCTGGTGGTGGTTGTTTCTGCTATTGACCCCGTACGTCAATATTGTGTTTGGCGTTTGGATTCTTAACCTCCTCGGTAAGCGATTCGGCAAAAGCGAAGGCTTCGCCCTTGGGCTGCTCGTGTTGCCATTTATTTTTTATCCCAAACTAGCCTGGGGCGATGCCACGTTTCGGGCAAAGCCAGCCTGA
- a CDS encoding sigma-70 family RNA polymerase sigma factor, giving the protein MVLPANPCSAFSTDELLYAGLKNNDDRAYACLYAQTFRSFAHYVQTNQGSAEQAQDAFQQGIAEFYVAVRSGRYQLSQTARLKSVLFEFCKRKWINEVQSARYRKTQTVEVFVDQKDDDLSDDLIAFSENVSRVTYLLNRMGENCRRVIDLFYLQGKPLAEIAQIMNYTPQTARTKRYECTEQLKRMFWGTVKTSS; this is encoded by the coding sequence ATGGTTCTTCCCGCCAATCCGTGTAGTGCTTTCTCGACCGATGAATTGCTTTATGCAGGTTTAAAAAACAACGACGACCGTGCCTACGCCTGCCTGTATGCCCAAACGTTTCGCTCCTTTGCGCACTATGTACAAACCAATCAGGGTTCAGCCGAGCAGGCACAGGATGCATTTCAGCAGGGAATTGCTGAGTTCTACGTAGCCGTCAGATCTGGTCGCTATCAATTATCGCAGACAGCCCGCCTGAAAAGCGTGCTGTTTGAGTTTTGTAAGCGTAAATGGATCAACGAAGTGCAAAGTGCCCGGTATCGGAAAACCCAAACCGTAGAGGTTTTTGTTGATCAGAAAGACGACGATTTATCCGACGACCTGATTGCTTTTTCCGAGAATGTTAGCCGGGTAACTTATCTGCTCAACCGAATGGGCGAAAACTGTCGGCGCGTAATCGATCTGTTTTATCTTCAGGGAAAACCGCTGGCCGAAATCGCTCAGATAATGAACTATACCCCTCAGACAGCCCGCACAAAACGGTACGAATGTACCGAACAGTTAAAACGAATGTTCTGGGGAACCGTTAAAACCAGTAGCTGA
- a CDS encoding caspase family protein: protein MKWFFVSALMLGATTSLLAQQTYAVVVGVSDYIGVQNDLHFADADARLVSEFLRSSHGGSVPANHIITLTNGQATHANVLRALRVFELAGPNDRIIFHFSGHGMDGTFFTAEGQELLHEELKAAFRRSAAKTKIVWADACHSGSIRQSSVRQPISRQAYNQFNDPSLTIIVMASSRPYQNSGEYGYLRQGAFTYFLVKGAQGDADLNRDGVVTIGEHYRYVNMWVRKVTHNAQIPIITGKFSNSLPITVLY from the coding sequence ATGAAATGGTTTTTTGTAAGTGCGCTGATGCTGGGGGCAACTACCAGCCTATTGGCCCAGCAAACCTATGCGGTTGTGGTTGGCGTGTCGGATTACATCGGTGTTCAGAACGATCTGCACTTTGCCGATGCCGATGCCCGATTGGTTAGCGAGTTTCTTCGCAGTTCGCACGGAGGTAGTGTACCCGCTAATCACATCATCACCCTGACTAATGGGCAGGCTACCCATGCCAATGTGCTTCGGGCACTTCGGGTTTTTGAACTGGCAGGCCCTAACGATCGAATTATTTTCCATTTTTCCGGACACGGCATGGACGGTACGTTTTTTACGGCCGAAGGGCAGGAATTATTACACGAGGAACTGAAAGCTGCTTTCCGGAGATCGGCTGCCAAAACCAAAATTGTGTGGGCCGATGCCTGCCATTCCGGTAGCATTCGGCAGTCGTCGGTAAGGCAGCCGATTAGCCGTCAGGCCTACAATCAATTTAATGATCCGTCGCTAACGATTATCGTTATGGCATCGTCGCGGCCCTATCAAAACTCGGGCGAATATGGCTACCTGCGGCAGGGGGCTTTCACTTACTTTCTGGTAAAAGGCGCCCAGGGTGATGCCGACCTGAATCGGGATGGCGTAGTGACCATTGGCGAGCATTATCGCTACGTAAATATGTGGGTACGGAAAGTGACCCACAATGCACAGATTCCAATCATAACCGGTAAGTTTTCCAACTCATTGCCAATCACGGTTTTGTACTGA
- a CDS encoding protein phosphatase 2C domain-containing protein yields MKLSIHQPLGYSYQGGRSNNEDTVFPVADSATQQQRWFMVCDGVGGAARGEIASHIAVEGFNNYFVQNPEPVATPNYIQTALDWVQAQFDDYLARHPEAIGMATTLTLLFLHEAGATVAHIGDSRVYHVRHGRIIWRTEDHSLVNQLVRTGIITPEEARDHPQRNVIERAIQGNSKAIKADVQLINDVRPGDYFFLCTDGVLERVSDELLENVLGGQSTNEQKKQLLIDCCAGKTNDNFSAYLVQIDTVSGDVPEAYRVPVPIYDRPKISTDETVAVVAVDSKHTKSIPENESGAAAKVEPVFRPQQQGEQKDRKRSIDVNSLSILLIIAFLASLLTMGGLSAYKWWIKPPKKTQTGKVQQGADNQTLHNGLPSTNKPKPKRKPAAELPKDPNLAATEGIYQAIEQGNDQVELTEHLYKKRTDEGWVLVDEKGHRQGASLYDEIREPSDKLIAVKQKGKWGYINLKGKTAITCQYDNAADFEDGKALVMLKEEEYYIDRKGNKLGANASAIRKNTPDKRNYSA; encoded by the coding sequence ATGAAACTGTCAATTCACCAACCGTTAGGGTATTCTTATCAGGGGGGACGCAGCAACAACGAAGATACTGTATTTCCGGTTGCCGATAGCGCAACGCAGCAACAGCGGTGGTTTATGGTATGCGATGGAGTGGGCGGAGCCGCCCGTGGCGAAATAGCCAGCCATATTGCAGTTGAAGGGTTTAACAACTATTTCGTTCAGAATCCTGAACCGGTGGCAACCCCCAACTATATTCAGACGGCTCTGGATTGGGTGCAGGCACAGTTCGACGATTACCTGGCCCGGCATCCAGAAGCAATCGGTATGGCCACTACGCTTACATTGCTCTTTTTGCATGAAGCAGGGGCAACCGTAGCTCATATTGGCGACAGCCGCGTTTATCATGTGCGCCATGGGCGCATAATCTGGCGTACAGAAGATCATTCGCTGGTCAACCAGTTGGTGAGAACGGGAATTATAACGCCCGAAGAGGCCCGCGACCATCCGCAGCGTAATGTAATCGAGCGTGCTATTCAAGGGAACAGTAAAGCCATAAAAGCCGATGTTCAGCTCATCAATGACGTTCGGCCGGGCGACTATTTTTTCCTCTGTACGGATGGCGTGCTGGAACGGGTAAGCGACGAGTTGCTGGAGAATGTGTTGGGTGGCCAGTCAACCAACGAACAGAAAAAACAACTCCTGATCGATTGCTGCGCCGGAAAGACCAACGATAATTTTTCGGCCTATCTGGTTCAGATCGACACGGTAAGTGGCGATGTACCCGAAGCGTATCGCGTGCCAGTACCCATTTACGACCGGCCCAAAATATCGACCGACGAAACGGTAGCGGTAGTCGCTGTCGATTCGAAACATACTAAATCCATTCCGGAGAATGAGTCTGGGGCAGCAGCCAAAGTTGAGCCGGTGTTCAGGCCACAGCAGCAGGGAGAGCAAAAAGACAGGAAGCGATCAATTGATGTTAATTCACTATCTATATTATTGATCATTGCATTTCTGGCTTCGCTATTGACGATGGGAGGGCTATCGGCCTACAAATGGTGGATAAAGCCGCCGAAAAAAACGCAGACCGGAAAGGTTCAGCAGGGGGCCGACAATCAGACACTACATAATGGCCTGCCTTCTACCAATAAACCAAAGCCTAAACGGAAACCGGCTGCCGAACTTCCGAAAGATCCCAATCTGGCCGCGACCGAAGGTATTTATCAGGCAATTGAGCAAGGTAACGATCAGGTCGAGCTGACCGAGCATCTCTATAAAAAACGAACTGACGAAGGATGGGTGCTGGTCGATGAAAAAGGCCATCGGCAGGGAGCCAGCCTATATGACGAAATCCGTGAACCCAGCGATAAGCTAATTGCCGTGAAACAGAAAGGCAAATGGGGCTACATCAACCTGAAAGGAAAAACGGCAATAACCTGTCAATACGACAATGCGGCTGATTTTGAGGATGGTAAAGCACTCGTTATGCTGAAAGAAGAAGAGTATTATATCGACAGAAAAGGAAATAAACTGGGCGCCAATGCGTCGGCAATACGTAAGAACACGCCCGATAAACGGAATTATTCAGCCTAA
- a CDS encoding FHA domain-containing protein, which produces MNVQELTLTCGNPTCRARLTVRVKVPTQAREVKCPKCGYLNPLPLQLLTPELPVNNEDETLIRDNDEEKTWVQNQAGAKPALPEILGWLIVHDEKTASQTFNLKKGLNTLGRLSQKAPSDLMIQTDDRYMSRPHCTIEVKINKLGQVDYVLQDGALQPDGSRKNSRNGTYLNGQEPALHPSEQIYLNDGDTIQIGETKMVLKTFQMSESLQKAYRQVEGSDFTRTILSFT; this is translated from the coding sequence ATGAACGTTCAGGAACTCACCCTCACTTGCGGAAATCCAACCTGCCGGGCCCGGCTTACCGTTCGGGTAAAAGTGCCTACTCAGGCCAGGGAGGTAAAATGCCCCAAATGTGGTTACCTCAACCCCCTGCCACTTCAGTTGTTAACGCCCGAATTGCCCGTCAATAATGAAGACGAAACCTTGATTCGGGATAACGATGAGGAGAAAACGTGGGTGCAGAACCAGGCAGGTGCTAAACCCGCCCTGCCTGAGATTCTGGGTTGGCTGATCGTTCATGACGAAAAAACAGCCTCGCAGACATTTAATCTCAAAAAAGGGCTAAACACCCTTGGGCGACTTTCTCAAAAAGCTCCGTCTGATCTAATGATTCAAACTGACGATCGGTATATGAGCCGACCCCATTGTACCATCGAAGTAAAAATCAACAAACTGGGGCAGGTTGATTATGTTCTTCAGGATGGCGCGCTCCAGCCCGATGGTAGCCGAAAAAATAGCCGAAACGGAACGTATCTGAACGGCCAGGAACCTGCGCTTCATCCGTCAGAACAGATCTATCTGAACGATGGCGACACCATTCAGATCGGCGAGACCAAAATGGTTCTAAAAACTTTTCAGATGTCGGAATCGCTGCAAAAGGCTTACCGTCAGGTAGAAGGCAGCGACTTTACCCGTACTATTCTATCGTTTACCTAA
- a CDS encoding FHA domain-containing protein, with the protein MTPDVSERAALRVIRIGKNKDNDLILEKPGISRYHARLTLFTDFLGLLEDLNSTYGTEVDGRRIMQKMITPSSSVVLGTLVPLDVKGIFEKVKLPPSPATGPGQSANRQAGSLGNAGGKLPGFAQEFKRLSWHYEQYTAAKQEILTGDPKKKAWIRVAVSWVPGGFALASLVDAYLFNTAERVQVLDEAFRRDYICPNPNCQQFLGYVPFADLIHQKQCRYCKCQWVEN; encoded by the coding sequence ATGACTCCTGATGTTTCGGAACGGGCTGCTTTGCGGGTTATCCGTATCGGAAAAAACAAGGATAACGACCTCATTCTCGAAAAACCGGGAATTAGCCGTTATCATGCCAGACTAACCCTTTTCACCGACTTTCTGGGCTTGCTCGAAGATCTTAATTCGACATATGGTACTGAAGTAGACGGTCGGCGGATTATGCAGAAAATGATTACACCCAGCAGCTCAGTGGTGCTGGGTACACTTGTTCCGCTAGATGTGAAAGGCATTTTCGAAAAGGTTAAGCTTCCGCCTTCACCTGCTACTGGGCCGGGGCAATCGGCTAACCGGCAGGCGGGTAGTTTGGGTAATGCCGGGGGCAAATTGCCTGGATTCGCGCAGGAGTTTAAACGGCTGAGCTGGCACTATGAACAATATACGGCCGCCAAACAGGAAATTCTGACGGGCGACCCCAAGAAAAAAGCCTGGATTCGGGTAGCCGTATCGTGGGTGCCGGGCGGCTTTGCGCTGGCCTCGCTGGTTGATGCCTATCTGTTCAATACGGCCGAACGGGTTCAGGTGCTGGACGAAGCGTTTCGGCGCGATTATATCTGTCCCAATCCAAACTGTCAGCAGTTTCTGGGGTATGTCCCGTTTGCCGACCTGATACATCAGAAACAATGCCGCTATTGCAAATGCCAGTGGGTTGAAAACTGA
- a CDS encoding serine/threonine-protein kinase produces MKTQLLTYTLSQKLGEGGMATVWYAENLLGKRFAIKVLKPGMEVKEKLAERFRLEARTMVGLDHPHIRQVIDYHEDDDTMAIIMEYLEGEDLGRYLIEHGPLSEAQATRWFADILDAMTYVHQKNLIHRDIKPSNLFLTRSGQIKVMDFGIAKIMDNNLELTETNTNIGSPQYMSPEQITSPKNVDYRTDIYSLGVTLYALLTGKRPYDDSFGSSYKVQTEIVQKALPLIPGVSDRVNAAIQKATRKDPAERFQSCEAFKEALTGVIPLVVEIDDEKTQIKNNTDLEKNGHNRNNQGTNGHKESAIDDTKESDTRGKRANKQTDKKQVQKSPLRNVLLAVGLLVLLAAMLGGGWFFYVKSQIQKGVELADKGDYTAAFSILYEYRDSPLMTPEAINHLGYMYGTGTGTQKDYTEALRWYWKAADRGYLLSLNNIGALYHYGLGVEQDYQKARACYEKAAAGGIAKAKYNLGELYANGNGVNKNIYEAVRWYREAAEDGDANAQFRLGQAYHYGTGVTLDYSQAEYWYRKAAGQRHSDAQNSLGALYYGGYIGGNGVDYATARYWYEQAAEQNNVYSLYNLGYLYDYGQGVIKDWSKAVSYYKRAARLGYTNAQNRLNQYSIRW; encoded by the coding sequence ATGAAAACGCAACTTCTTACCTACACATTAAGTCAGAAACTAGGCGAAGGTGGTATGGCAACCGTATGGTATGCCGAAAATCTACTCGGAAAACGGTTTGCGATTAAAGTGCTAAAACCGGGCATGGAAGTCAAAGAGAAACTGGCCGAACGATTCCGGCTCGAAGCCAGAACCATGGTCGGACTAGACCATCCGCATATTCGTCAGGTAATCGATTACCACGAAGACGACGACACGATGGCTATTATCATGGAATATCTGGAAGGTGAAGACCTCGGCCGCTATCTGATCGAACATGGTCCCCTGTCAGAAGCGCAGGCAACCCGATGGTTTGCCGATATACTCGATGCGATGACGTATGTACATCAGAAGAACCTTATCCATCGCGACATAAAACCATCCAACCTGTTTCTGACTCGTAGCGGACAGATTAAAGTGATGGATTTCGGGATTGCCAAGATTATGGATAACAACCTGGAACTGACCGAAACCAATACCAATATCGGGTCTCCGCAATACATGAGTCCGGAACAGATCACAAGCCCTAAAAACGTTGATTATCGGACCGACATTTACTCCCTTGGTGTTACGCTATATGCCCTTCTGACCGGCAAAAGACCCTACGACGATTCGTTTGGTTCGTCGTATAAAGTTCAAACCGAAATTGTGCAAAAAGCGCTGCCATTGATTCCGGGTGTATCGGATCGGGTCAATGCGGCTATTCAGAAGGCAACCCGAAAAGACCCTGCCGAGCGGTTCCAGAGCTGCGAAGCCTTTAAAGAAGCTCTTACCGGAGTAATACCTCTTGTTGTTGAAATTGACGACGAAAAAACCCAGATCAAAAATAATACGGACCTCGAAAAGAATGGCCACAACAGAAATAACCAGGGTACTAATGGCCATAAGGAGTCGGCCATAGATGATACAAAAGAAAGCGATACACGTGGAAAAAGAGCAAACAAACAGACCGATAAAAAGCAGGTACAGAAGAGTCCACTTCGAAATGTGCTGCTGGCAGTTGGCCTATTGGTGCTCTTGGCGGCTATGCTGGGTGGAGGCTGGTTCTTCTATGTAAAAAGCCAGATACAGAAAGGGGTTGAACTGGCCGATAAAGGCGACTATACGGCGGCCTTTAGTATCCTGTATGAATACCGGGATTCGCCACTGATGACGCCCGAAGCTATTAATCACCTTGGCTATATGTACGGCACTGGCACGGGGACGCAGAAAGATTATACGGAAGCGCTCCGTTGGTATTGGAAAGCTGCCGATCGGGGCTATCTGCTTAGCTTAAACAATATTGGCGCCCTCTATCATTATGGACTGGGTGTTGAGCAGGATTATCAGAAAGCCAGAGCGTGTTACGAAAAAGCTGCTGCGGGTGGCATTGCAAAAGCCAAATACAACCTTGGCGAACTGTATGCCAACGGCAATGGCGTGAACAAGAACATTTATGAAGCCGTCCGCTGGTATCGGGAAGCGGCCGAAGATGGTGATGCCAATGCCCAGTTCCGATTAGGGCAGGCGTATCACTACGGAACAGGAGTTACCCTGGATTATTCGCAGGCCGAATACTGGTACCGGAAAGCCGCTGGTCAACGCCACTCCGATGCCCAGAATTCGCTGGGGGCGCTCTATTATGGGGGGTATATTGGTGGAAACGGCGTCGATTATGCAACGGCCCGATACTGGTATGAACAAGCTGCCGAGCAAAACAATGTGTATTCGCTCTACAACCTCGGCTATTTATATGACTATGGTCAGGGAGTAATCAAAGATTGGTCGAAGGCCGTATCTTATTACAAACGAGCTGCCCGGCTCGGCTACACCAACGCGCAAAATCGGCTGAATCAATATTCTATTCGGTGGTAG